TGTTGTTGGTGAAAAAGCAGGAAGCAAACTGAAGAAAGCACAAGACATCGGAACGATCACAATTCTTGATGAACAACAGTTTTTGGATCTGATTAATAATTAAAATAATCATTTAAAAAATTAATTAAAGACTGTCTTTTTAGGCAGTCTTTTCGTTTGATATTTTATCGTAATTTTATTTCATTAAACTATAAAAAATGGATTTCCTAAAAGACCACTCCATTCAAAACGAATTGCTTTTGATATTTATTTCGGTATTCCTCGGTCTTTGCATTGGTGCAGAAAGAGAATACAGAAACAAATCTGCAGGATTAAGAACATTTATTCTTGTCTGTTTCGGAGCCTGCCTTTTTACCATTCTTTCTATAAAAATAGGAGTTAATGATCCCGATCGTATTGCCGCCAATATTATTACAGGAATCGGTTTTTTGGGAGCGGGAGTTATATTTAAAGGCGACAATAAAATCGACGGAATTACTACTGCTACAACAATTTGGGCTACTGCATCCATCGGAATGGCAGTTGGTGCAGGATATGTTTATTTATCACTTTTAGGAACTGTTCTGGTTTTGTTAATTTTGAGTTCACTCACTTATTTTCAAACATATATTGATCATAAACACAAAATCCGGGAGTATAAAATTGCAGTCTCCAACAGAGAAAATCTTGATTATTGTGAAGAATTATTTAAAACGAATCATTTAAAATTCGTTGTCGTAAAACAGCAGTTTTCAAAAGGATCATCCAATACAACCTGGCTTCTTACAGGAAAAAATAATCATCATGAAAACTTGATTCAGCAGATGATGAATGATGAGAAAATCGATTCTTTTCAGTTTTAAAAACCAATCGTAAAACATAAAATTTCAATTAAAAAATCAAATTTTATTGAATAATTCACACCCTAAAAATTTAAACAAACAAAGAGATCTTCTGCCTGATTTTTTCATGTAAATTCTAATCCTGATTTATATTTT
Above is a genomic segment from Chryseobacterium mulctrae containing:
- a CDS encoding MgtC/SapB family protein, translated to MDFLKDHSIQNELLLIFISVFLGLCIGAEREYRNKSAGLRTFILVCFGACLFTILSIKIGVNDPDRIAANIITGIGFLGAGVIFKGDNKIDGITTATTIWATASIGMAVGAGYVYLSLLGTVLVLLILSSLTYFQTYIDHKHKIREYKIAVSNRENLDYCEELFKTNHLKFVVVKQQFSKGSSNTTWLLTGKNNHHENLIQQMMNDEKIDSFQF